From Solanum lycopersicum chromosome 4, SLM_r2.1:
ggtagaacttagacacatcccatgtaggaacatggttaaggaatatgaagggtatGCTTTGTTAACTAGTCTCATTCTtgactagaactacttcccttaccatactcacttggtgcTAGCCTTTTTTATCATAggtaattcacattaaaggttcatacaattgggtttcatatctagttcatcacCCAATAACATTTACCCTACTAAATTGGTCCTCTTAGGGGTACCTtccaatggcgacaagaagctcatgatgacttttcTAAGGTTTGctatgatgtcgttccatccaataaaccttaagtccatcattcctttacgtGAAGGATACCGTTACGGCTTTCAACTTCAACAtccataaccttaccactaggttcaaggtttcacataagaGACCcacttaacatcattcaaggtcacatatctttcatacattcaagacttaGAGACTTtatcatcctaagtcaagacatcacatattcactttcatacatacatcaagcaagggacacaagtcaaccaagacaaaaCGCAACATACTTCACtctaacacatattacatgtcattcttaaGTCActtaggaataaccattatcatctttaattcATACTATATACtagcatatcatcatcaatataatcattatagattcatatagtcaagtaggaacaaccatgcatcaaccctaagactatacatacaagcacatagtcatagtctataTTATTTactaacatacatagaaagaacacatatttcacattacttaatatatagatatacatgctaatacttcacataaattaactacacaaatcatcataatacttcaagtagtgccgacaaggtcatgatcatcatattgcataatgtaacgccgacaaggtcacaacaattcacatagcaccgccaccataagtggaacataccaataacaacataattgaagtctaattaaaataaaataaaaggaattagtGCACCATACCCCCACTCCATCTTACCACTTCGATTTCAAAGCTAATTCATCCAATTcgataccataaggcccttacctatggccatgaacatcaattcaatacataaaccaaaatactcaatgaatctaagtcaattcaatatatatttatcaatataaaaccaattagacatcaattgaatacaattcttacttTATTTAATAGTCCATAGAAATCtatactagaattcataagcattaagtcaatatcaattcaataggTTTAATAGTCAAAAGATCTAAGAATATTCAATACtcaattgataaaattgaaacatCCTATAAAACAATTAATCCTAATccatacatgaatcaaaagcccataacaaacagatgaattcattaatatcaaagcatgatcatattacccatattttagtcaaattgagagatttgtgaagGTCAAGGTTTCATGgataatttcattggaaaacaccaattaaacatcaatattatcatatcttagtgtttgaaaatgtttcatgcaagaacccaagacttacAGTAGATATTggacttttcatctttttgaaatctttgagaatcatctttgaaattgactctaaggtgatagaaaCCCTTATATGAAGAACtctcataccttattagaataacccaatgaaaattgaagaatgaactccattgaagaaccatcttcaagctctatcttcaccttgaactctcatagaggtttttgaagaaactttgagagggaatgtgttttgatttaggtattagggttataatgagagtttaatgaattatatactcttaaaatactcATAATCACTCAAAACAAACGTCCTCAcattttataagacttgggtgaatttacaacttcacccctcaacttaaCAGAAATTTAGCAGGAAACACACAGCACCATTGTCGCCAGCATCGATGGTTCGTGGTCTCACCCatgccccgtcgatggggtctCATGGGTTGCTCCTGCAACTCCTCAACCTTCAACCTTTCAGGATCCATCGACGGGTCGTCGCCTGGTCGACTGGACGTCGTTTGGATCGTCGATTGGCACTGTCTGGCAGTGTTGAGCTCCAAGTTGGGGTCCTCCTTTAGGGCCCCTTTGTGGGTACTATGTGGAGTCGTACCTGGACGTttacaacccaaatatgatcGTATACAAGTTTAGGACCTACCACATGAGTTTTATCCataacaaacacgtaaaactcgacgaaacatgtatagacacacaaggtcatatcaaggcaaaccttttgaacgtcatggacgttcttggacgtttgacctccaaacttcacgaaacttgacacactgcctatatatacactataagaactcatttaaggaccttataactgcatgaatcacacataaacacgtaaaactacatatgaggcacataggtcacttagtcgttgaacgtctcgatcgtcccttgacgtttgacttccaatgcacctaaactcttagacactgatCAAACCcatattataaaccattttaggaccttagaccatcaCAACAGTCATGTTtggctctagcttcacctaaatcattttcggggtcttacaataaTATTCTACAATCACTCTATGATTTGTTACCAtattctataatatatataactgaGCAAGTAAACACATGTGTCCTGCATGGTATAATACATGTAGAACGCCACGTAGGACACAAAATTTTCATGTAGGGTGTCATGTAGGACAAATGTGTCTATTTGCTCAATTTTTTACAAGTTTatgtgtctacttgtgcacaacCAAAGTTAAAGGTCATAGTTATCAGGTGACGTCAAGTTAAGGGTCATgtttatgtaatatatatatatatatatatatatatatatatatatatatatatatatatatatatgttatttattttaatttatgtgatataaatCGAATTAAGAGAGTcaactaaatttttaaatattttttgttacttttcaaataatatttatggtACATGTGATATTTTGTAAGTTAATcaactttttaatatatattttaatattttaagttgttaataaTGGCACATATGCAATTTTAgagttaaatcaattttttaaaaatatttaatgttcTTAATAATTGTGATTTATGGTATTCTTAgttaacataattttcaaataatatatgttacttctCCAATCTCAATTCATATCACACTGGAGATATTTTGAAagttaaacaaaaaaacaagttattaattattgtgatttatagtactatttatttataattttttaatacaaaaatatcaaaaaaaatgtagaaatattaaatattgtaaTCATAGAattgttttgttcattttaaatacataacatattaaaaaattaaacaaagaaatacaagatatcatatttaagaaatttgagGCGAAAAGAAAATCGATTAGTTGACCAACTAACTCTAAGCACCTCAAACAATCAATTTTAAATAGAGGAAGTTAAGGAGAAGGGCTAACTGATCAATTGATCGGCTGCTCTTAAGCATTCACTCTTATATAGAGTAATAAAAAATTCAGTatgtctttttaattatttaaagtcgttaattattgtgatttttagtgattttaaataatataatttttaaataatatatgttatttcctCTGTTCCAATTTATTTCACATAtgtgaaattttgagaattaatcaagtttttattatgtttttaaacatttttaagtTGTGATTTATAGTACTTTCAACATAACTTTCAAATGATATATGTTACTCACTCTGTCccaatgtcacgacccaaaacgggtcgtgagtggcacccacatttatcctcctatgtgagcgaaccaaccaatctaaaccccaacatttcaaacataataaatagaaaaacaatgcggaagacttaaaactcattaacagaatcaataatcaacttctaaaactcaaacttatcattatccccaaatttgaaagtcatcatcacaagaacatctatcctcaaattactaaagctaagagtatctaagaaactaaacgtaattaatagctagtctatgccagaacttcaaggaatcaagacatgaagaagaagatccagtccaagctagaagctttagctcaccctgaaatttggtgtaatgaagactggctagagttgcggttgggttgaagacgacggtacgtttgctgcactccacaatgaacaaaaagaaaacatacaagtaggggtcagtacaaaacacgagtactgagtagatatcatcggccaactcaaaatagaaaacaatatatatcggataatatcataaaatcaactacaatactcaacatgcggcatttaccataacccttggtcacacaCCAAGCACATTAatgaggacgcaagcctccataccatactcatttgggaattaggttcattaagttgagtaattaacatatttcaagattcattcacttttattcctcttgtgtcggcacgtgacactccgatcccctaatactacgtgtcggttcgtgacacccaatcccctaatactacgtgtcggttcgtgacacctgatcccctaatactacgtgtcggttcatgacacccgattccctaattctacgtgtcggttcgtgacacccgatcccctaattctacgtatcggttcgtgacacccgctccactaatctcattctattaattcatcaagtcttctcttataccaaggcatcatcaatctcattattttagttcatcaaaccttctcttataccaaggcatcatcaataacaagGTAGATTTAGGATTAGAggttcaatagcctcatcatgcttattcatcacatttatataatcacattcatgcaagcatacaattaagcatatagaagggtttacaacactaccctagacatatcattcgctattaagagtttactacgaatagcataaaaaccataacctacctccactgaagattagtgatcaagcaagcaaattccccaaagcttcgtttttcctctctctcgatcaatcgttctccctctctctgttctttctgtttttcttattcaaaccctttttcttttaccctaattagcatataattaagtataaaagatgatgaattaacccagtaattaatttaaggttatctcctttaaccctcaagaaattgggttattaatattcaaccattaactttataattataagcaggaatagtccaaaacgccccttaaaacatttaacagaaatccgacccagcctaggattacgcagtctgtgacggtccgtcctgcacgtccgtcacagagttcagagactaaatttctgtggaagatgtgtgacggtccgtcgtgcccacgatggtccgtcctgccattctgttacgaagttcagagagtcgatttcagtactcaaatttcagaattctaagtgttttggaacgagacccccacgacggtccgtcgtgcccatgacggttcgtcgtggggtccgtcgacttagcctgtttttccagaaataaatctgttgttcaaaacgactaaacaggtcattacaccCAACTTATGCGGtacatatgaaattttgaactaaaccaaaattttaatatgcttcttaaaatattattaattgttaattattgcAACTTATAGTACTCGTgatgaacataattttaaaataatactcctcctgtcccattttatgtgacacttttcattttttgagagTCAAACAGCTTAACTTTGACCAGGCATTTGCGTATGGGATCTTCAATGTTTTTGAAACGaaagttatatatttgtaaactacgtaaCGAGTACTATAattcacaataattgataattcataatattaaaaggatctatgaaaaatttataatcaaagatatttgaatctcaaaatgtgaaaagtgtcatataaaatataacggAGGGAGTATATGTTATTTTCCATTTCGAGATTTGTGTGACACTTGTCAATTTCATGagttcatcaatttttaaatactttGAATTTTTATCTATAATACTTTTAACGtaattttcaaacaatatatgaTACCTCCTTAATTCCTATTTACGTGATATATGTGTAGTTTTGAAAGTTCATCACATTTGTGTAtgttttcaaacataataagtTGTTAATACAATGTGGGTAAACTTTTGAAAGTTAACCaatttcataatgttttaagttggttttaaatattatttcgtAAATAGATAAcatgtaaaatattaaaataaaaataaattaaaattgataaaatatgaaatataaatagaagaaaTTGAGGAGAAGAGCAAACCAATCCATTGACTGGGGCTAATCCTAAGCTTCTCAACATTAGCTTCTATAACATagttaaaggaaaaattattttggttagaatgatattttatctatgttattttaactttttgaatatttttattcttttaattttagtatattttaactaaaaaatgaaaaaaaaaatagtttattctaaaataaaaaatatgtataattgtttttatatttttgatcaAAATCTGATTAAAAAAAGCATTAGtctataattaagtataaataatataaaattctcaacttgtttttttttttttcctcaacttgtttgaatatttcaatttgggtgatacttaaatttgacaatatttttatattattcctCTACTCTCAATTGTTTATTTCCACTACACACCAATACACATTCCCGATCGCATCTCATCAAAAAGTCAAAAGTCAACACTTGTAATTCACCACATCATTTTTCCTACGTGTCATATTCTAATTAGCCCACTCTTTGACAGAGACCAATCATGTAGTGAACGTGGACACATCAAATGTGATCCTACCAGCCCAAAGATCTATTTTCCTGTAATAAAATATACTATCCATCCTAAactcaatttatattatttatcttaCTCCTTTTGTTTCGATTAATccgaaagatttaagattcttaaattaaaacaaatctataattatttaatgatttataggcatatatcttttaaagaagtaaattatccattattgaaatttattttattttttatataaattataaatatataaattttacttttagaattattaatcacataaacaattattattattttatatgacaaatttcaaaaagatttcTTTCTCCACTTCCATaccaaatcaaattaataaatataatatataatattagtatATAGTATGTTTAAATTGAAAAGAAGGCGTAATCAGTAATTGTGGTGCAAAGTACAATAACTTTAGCATAGTGTACATCTCATATTGCGTGGAAATAGCAAAATTTGTCCTggcaatatttattttcaaatattcctATAAGTATGCAACTAAAGTGTGAAAACTTTGGTGCTTCAGTTTCAACTTGCTTCAGCAATGGCGATGAAGAAATATCTAATTCTCTCCATTTTTCTACTCAATCTCATCTTCTTCAGAACTGCTTTCTCTTctgttgttgaagaagaagaggatcTCAGTTTCCTTGAAGAAGAGGATTCCGATGCTCATTCAGATTCCAATCCATATGGTGACCACCACGATTTTGAGAACTACGAAGATCTCGAGGACGATTCTTCCGATCACGGAGAAGACTCGTATGAGCCGCCAGCAGTGGATGAGAAGGATGTGGCTGTATTGAAGGAAGGGAATTTTAGTGAATTTATTTCGAAGAATAAGTATGTTATGGTTGAGTTCTATGCGCCGTGGTGTGGTCATTGTCAGGCACTTGCACCGGAGTATGCTGCAGCCGCGACTGAGCTGAAAGGAGAGAATGTGATGCTTGCTAAAGTAGATGCTACTGAGGAAGCTGAACTTGCTCAAAAGTATGATGTGCAAGGGTATCCCACTGTTTTCTTCCTCATTGATGGTGTTCACAAGACCTATAATGGTGAAAGGAATAAGTAAGTTGTATTTTTCACTTGGTTGACTTTGTGTGTTGGCATTTTTCATCAGttgcaatttcttcttctatattTATTGATCTTGCTAGTGGCTTGTGTTTTTTAGTTTTGTAAATATGTCTAGCAGAGAGATTTCTGGTGAGATTAGATCTTAGACTTTTCTGATCCCTAGTTTCATCTGCAATTTCATCAGAATTATTGGTGATGTGTAATAATTTGAAACCTATTAATTTTCTGTATGGTCAAAATGTTGATTAATCTCATAACATGTTTTCCTTAGAATCTTGAAGAGAAATTTCTTGCCCTATATAATTTACTCATTTCCTCTCGGATTTGATGTACATGTAACTCGACTCAATGTAACATGTCCTTTACCATATTGTAGTTGCTTTTAAATCACCTGATTGtgtaaataatgtttaaaagtATAAAAGTTGAACTCTTTCCTTCTATACCATGTGTATTCCTATTTTCATATCCATTTTACTTTGTCATATTCCAAAGTagattttcatttctttcattgcAGGGATGCTATTATTTCATGGATAAAAAAGAAGACCGGGCCTGTTCTATCCAATATAACGACTGTAGAGGAGGCAgaacaaatcttgaaagatgagaAAAAAGTAGTGTTGGGTTATTTGAATGATTTGGTGGTAATTCCTCTATCCAGGCTAATGGTTTTCTTTTCCATATTGGGCTGTCATTGGACTTGAGTGCAATTCTGATTTTGGTGATTAATTAGTTTTACTTCCCTTCGCCAAGCTAAAATGGCATGGTACTATATGAACCATCAATTTCTCATAGATGGCAAGAGAAGTAAATTGGAGGAATTTTCTGTTGTCTCATCATATTCAACTGCTACATATTCTTACTACTAGATGTACCACCAGTTATGTAGGTGGATatgattttcttaaatttgattgGTTTGGGGATTCAAAACCTTGCTGAAGGGACAAAACATTATTTATACCACAGagtaaaaaagaatatatatggaAGCCAGATTTAGTGATATTTGTCAGGTAATACGGTGATAAACAAAGTTGGGATGGCAGTTACAATTTTATGGGTAATAAATATAGTCTGATGAGAAATACCATAGCTAGAGGGgaactataatttatattacGTTAGGATAAAAATGGAACACCAGCAAAATCAAAAAGGATATATGGCTGTTGAGATCTTGTTTTCCAGAACGTGTAGcattataattttgtttaattacATCTTTTCAGGGTGATAAAAGTGAAGAGCTTGCTGCAGCTGCTGCACTAGAAGATGATGTCAACTTCTATCAGACTGCCAATCCAGATGTGGCAAAACTCTTCCATATTGATTCTCAAGCCCAACGTCCAGCTCTTGTCATAATTAAGAAAGAAGCCGAGAATATCAACCACTTTGGTTAGTCTGGTTAATGCAATTATATATGCATTAACCATTTCATTAGAGAAGTATTTACCATGTCATACTTTCTTGCAGATGGTGAATTCACCAAGTCAGCAATAGCTAAGTTTGTTTTTGAGAACAAGCTTCCTCTTGTCACCAATTTTACTCGGGAAAGTGCCTCagagatatttgaaaatccCATTACGAAGCAGGTGATCAATTGAACTAACAATAGCATGCTGATCTTGGgtgatttttctttcttctgttTACATGTTCTCTTTCTTGTTCGCAGTTGATACTTTTTGCCACTTCGAAAGATTCAGAAAAATTCTTACCAATATTTCAAGAAGCTGTGAAAGCTTTTAAAGGAAAGGTGATAATCTTATTTCTGCTTATAGATATACAGTATTATGGGTATTAATAAATGCCTCGTGCTTAGAAGAATATTTATGAATCATAGGTCTTTCTGCCTTTATTGAGTGAAGCCAGTCTCTTTATGAAGCATAGGTTTTTCTGCCTGTATAGTGTGCTTTTGCCAACTCTCTGACTCGAgatcatttgtttttttttaaaacctttCCTTGTAGCTTATCTGTGTGTTTGTTGAAATCGACAACGAAGATGTTGGAAAACCAGTTTCAGAGTACTTTGGTGTTAGCGGTGATGCCCCAAGAGTAAGATATTTGTAGTACTGATCGTCGCATATATTCTGTTTTCGAACTTCCTAGAATCCAACTTGAGATTTGGTGCAGGTTCTCGCATATACAGGAAATGAGGATGGGAGGAAGTTTATACTGGAAGGTGAAATAACCTTGGATGGTGTCAAGGT
This genomic window contains:
- the LOC101257163 gene encoding protein disulfide isomerase-like 1-4, translating into MAMKKYLILSIFLLNLIFFRTAFSSVVEEEEDLSFLEEEDSDAHSDSNPYGDHHDFENYEDLEDDSSDHGEDSYEPPAVDEKDVAVLKEGNFSEFISKNKYVMVEFYAPWCGHCQALAPEYAAAATELKGENVMLAKVDATEEAELAQKYDVQGYPTVFFLIDGVHKTYNGERNKDAIISWIKKKTGPVLSNITTVEEAEQILKDEKKVVLGYLNDLVGDKSEELAAAAALEDDVNFYQTANPDVAKLFHIDSQAQRPALVIIKKEAENINHFDGEFTKSAIAKFVFENKLPLVTNFTRESASEIFENPITKQLILFATSKDSEKFLPIFQEAVKAFKGKLICVFVEIDNEDVGKPVSEYFGVSGDAPRVLAYTGNEDGRKFILEGEITLDGVKSFGEKFLEDNLKPFYKSDPIPETNDGDVKIVVGNNFDEIVLDESKDVLLELYAPWCGHCQSLEPIYNKLGKHLRGIDSLVIAKMDGTTNEHPRAKSDGFPTLLFFPAGNKSFEPITVDTDRTVVAFYKFLKKHASTPFKIQKPVSTQRTTESDASLSHESTTNDAKDEL